The following coding sequences lie in one Sinorhizobium fredii USDA 257 genomic window:
- a CDS encoding RsmB/NOP family class I SAM-dependent RNA methyltransferase produces MRLGGRLSGAIDVLDDIEKRKRPVADALKDWGLSHRFAGSGDRAAIGNIVYDALRMKLSHAYLMDSDSATALAHAVMYRQWGFGVDWLTAELADDKFAPEAPSTEMMKAFGERRIDDAPLHVQGDIPEWTQASFQENFSDDWLDEARALAGRPTLDLRVNTLKASRDKVLKSLDRSGAEPAAIARYGVRIPAGEGASRLPNVTAEVSFQKGWFEVQDEGSQIVADLVFPREGEQVLDYCAGGGGKTLAISAAMNNKGQVHAYDTDRKRLAPIIERLKRAGTRNVQVHESADSLAPLVGRCDRVLVDAPCTGTGTWRRRPDTKWRLTQKNLEERLAQQEEALAGAAQFVRPGGYLIYVTCSVLPEENEAQVYGFCEDNPEFEILSAADTWATLFGTDKPQPWSADMKTVTLTPGSTGTDGFFFCLMGRKG; encoded by the coding sequence ATGCGATTGGGCGGACGGCTCTCGGGAGCCATTGACGTTCTTGACGATATCGAAAAGCGGAAGCGCCCCGTCGCCGACGCGCTCAAGGACTGGGGCCTCTCGCATCGTTTCGCCGGATCGGGCGATCGCGCCGCCATCGGCAACATCGTCTACGATGCGCTCCGGATGAAGCTTTCCCACGCCTATCTGATGGACAGCGACAGCGCCACCGCCCTTGCCCATGCGGTCATGTACCGCCAATGGGGCTTCGGGGTCGATTGGCTCACGGCGGAACTCGCCGACGACAAGTTTGCCCCGGAAGCGCCTTCGACGGAAATGATGAAGGCGTTCGGCGAGCGCCGCATCGACGACGCGCCGCTGCATGTGCAGGGCGACATCCCCGAATGGACGCAGGCGTCCTTCCAGGAAAACTTCTCCGACGACTGGCTCGATGAAGCCAGGGCACTGGCTGGCCGCCCGACCCTCGACCTGCGCGTCAACACGCTGAAGGCAAGCCGCGACAAGGTGCTGAAATCCTTGGATCGCAGCGGTGCCGAGCCTGCGGCGATCGCCCGCTATGGCGTGCGCATTCCCGCCGGCGAAGGCGCCTCGCGCCTGCCGAACGTGACCGCCGAGGTCTCGTTCCAGAAGGGCTGGTTCGAGGTTCAGGACGAAGGTTCGCAGATCGTCGCCGACTTGGTCTTCCCGCGAGAGGGCGAGCAGGTGCTCGACTATTGCGCCGGCGGCGGCGGCAAGACGCTCGCCATCTCCGCCGCCATGAACAACAAGGGCCAGGTGCATGCCTACGACACCGACCGCAAGCGGCTGGCACCGATCATCGAGCGACTGAAGCGCGCCGGCACCCGCAATGTGCAGGTGCACGAGTCGGCGGATTCGCTCGCACCGCTGGTCGGCCGCTGCGATCGAGTGCTTGTCGATGCCCCCTGCACCGGTACGGGAACGTGGCGGCGCCGGCCCGACACGAAGTGGCGCCTGACCCAGAAGAACCTCGAGGAGCGGCTGGCGCAGCAGGAGGAGGCGCTTGCCGGTGCCGCCCAATTCGTCCGCCCCGGCGGCTACTTGATCTACGTGACCTGTTCCGTGCTGCCGGAGGAGAACGAAGCGCAGGTCTACGGTTTCTGCGAGGACAATCCGGAGTTCGAGATCCTCTCGGCAGCCGACACATGGGCGACACTGTTCGGCACCGACAAGCCGCAGCCCTGGTCCGCCGATATGAAGACCGTCACCCTGACGCCTGGCTCGACCGGAACCGACGGGTTCTTCTTCTGCCTGATGGGCAGGAAAGGGTAG
- a CDS encoding septal ring lytic transglycosylase RlpA family protein, whose amino-acid sequence MKPAKIKTAAAAALFTVGMGLVSASDTQAKGTGCGGASWYALTSKTASGERMNAARLTAAHRSLKFGTKVQVTNKRNGKTVVVRINDRGPFIRGRVIDLSKAAASQIGMIRSGTASICYQVVNS is encoded by the coding sequence TTGAAACCCGCGAAAATCAAGACTGCTGCCGCCGCAGCGCTATTCACCGTCGGGATGGGTTTGGTCTCAGCATCCGACACTCAGGCAAAAGGGACGGGTTGCGGTGGCGCCTCCTGGTATGCCCTCACCTCGAAAACCGCCTCCGGCGAGCGCATGAATGCCGCGCGCCTGACGGCCGCGCACCGGAGCCTGAAATTCGGCACCAAGGTCCAGGTCACCAACAAGCGAAACGGCAAGACCGTCGTCGTCCGGATCAACGACCGCGGTCCTTTCATTCGCGGTCGGGTCATCGATCTCTCCAAAGCGGCTGCCTCGCAGATCGGCATGATCCGCTCCGGCACCGCCAGCATCTGCTATCAAGTCGTCAATTCCTGA
- a CDS encoding SDR family oxidoreductase: MHVLILGAGYSGTAIAKALAPAAQSVTGTTRSPDKLPALEAAGIEPLLFDGTTISAELAAAMGKATHLIQSIAPGHEGDPMFRAGTPPLTDLLPKLEWVGYLSTVGVYGDHGGGWVTEETPIKPVSQRSKERVEAENAWLDHGARQGIPVAVLRLAGIYGPGRNAFRNLAEGTARRVVKTNQVFNRIRVEDIGSAAAFLASRGMGGVFNVTDDEPGPPQDVVAEAARLMGVETPPEIPFEAADMSPMARSFYGENKRVSNQRLRQAGFDFAFPNYRASLAQLWTSGIWRGE; this comes from the coding sequence ATGCATGTCCTGATACTTGGCGCCGGCTATTCCGGCACGGCCATCGCCAAGGCGCTTGCGCCCGCCGCGCAATCGGTGACGGGAACCACCCGTTCGCCGGACAAGCTGCCGGCGCTCGAGGCGGCCGGAATCGAGCCTCTGCTGTTCGACGGAACGACGATTTCCGCGGAACTCGCCGCCGCGATGGGCAAGGCGACCCACCTCATCCAATCCATTGCGCCCGGCCACGAAGGCGACCCGATGTTTCGCGCCGGCACGCCGCCGCTTACAGACCTGCTGCCGAAGCTTGAATGGGTGGGCTATCTTTCGACGGTCGGCGTCTATGGCGATCATGGCGGCGGCTGGGTTACTGAAGAGACGCCGATCAAGCCGGTGTCGCAACGCTCGAAGGAACGGGTCGAGGCGGAAAACGCCTGGCTGGACCATGGCGCCAGGCAGGGAATTCCGGTTGCAGTGCTTCGCCTTGCCGGCATCTACGGGCCGGGCCGCAATGCCTTCCGCAATCTCGCCGAAGGCACGGCGCGGCGCGTCGTGAAGACGAACCAGGTCTTCAATCGCATCCGCGTCGAGGATATCGGCTCGGCCGCCGCTTTCCTCGCCAGCCGCGGCATGGGCGGGGTTTTCAACGTTACCGACGACGAGCCAGGACCGCCGCAGGACGTGGTGGCCGAGGCCGCCCGGCTGATGGGCGTCGAGACGCCGCCGGAGATTCCGTTCGAAGCCGCCGACATGTCGCCGATGGCGCGCTCCTTCTACGGCGAGAACAAGCGCGTCTCCAATCAGCGGCTGCGCCAGGCCGGCTTCGATTTCGCCTTTCCGAATTATCGCGCTTCGCTTGCACAGCTATGGACGAGCGGCATCTGGCGCGGCGAATAG
- the queG gene encoding tRNA epoxyqueuosine(34) reductase QueG, translated as MPGDAAKAENQDRKRRTLTAFLKEEAAAKGFDLCRITRPDAIPDAPDRLRQFLDEGCHGTMEWMSETAERRSDPRVLWSEVRSIVLFGMNYGPDTDPLAILAKQDRGAISVYAQNRDYHDVVKGRLKEIATRFAARAGEDVKVFVDTAPVMEKPLAEKAGIGWQGKHTNLVSRDFGSWLFLGSLFTTADLDPDAPERDHCGSCRACLDVCPTGAFPAPYRIDARRCISYLTIEHKGPIDPELRPLIGNRIYGCDDCLAVCPWNKFARSASEMKLKAREDLQEPELADLLTLDDIAFRSLFSGSPVKRIGRDRFVRNVLIAAGNSGEERFVHACKALARDASPTVRAMAVWALSRLLAADDLAAFARECGRETDDEVLSEWEMAGVSRCMS; from the coding sequence ATGCCTGGCGACGCTGCAAAGGCGGAGAACCAGGACAGGAAACGACGGACGCTCACCGCTTTCCTGAAGGAGGAAGCCGCGGCCAAGGGCTTCGATCTCTGTCGCATCACGCGGCCGGACGCGATTCCCGATGCGCCGGACCGGCTCCGGCAGTTCCTTGACGAGGGCTGTCACGGGACGATGGAATGGATGTCGGAGACGGCGGAACGGCGCTCCGATCCTCGCGTGCTGTGGAGCGAAGTCCGCTCGATCGTCCTGTTCGGGATGAATTACGGCCCCGACACCGATCCGCTCGCGATCCTCGCCAAGCAGGACCGGGGCGCAATTTCGGTCTACGCTCAGAACCGCGACTATCACGACGTCGTCAAGGGGCGGCTGAAGGAGATCGCCACGCGCTTTGCTGCTCGAGCCGGCGAGGATGTGAAGGTCTTCGTCGACACCGCACCCGTCATGGAGAAGCCGCTCGCGGAAAAAGCCGGCATCGGCTGGCAGGGCAAGCACACCAATCTCGTCAGCCGCGACTTCGGCTCGTGGCTCTTTCTCGGCAGCCTGTTCACCACCGCCGATCTCGACCCTGACGCGCCGGAACGCGACCATTGCGGCTCCTGCCGGGCCTGCCTCGACGTCTGTCCGACCGGCGCCTTTCCGGCGCCCTATCGCATCGATGCGCGACGCTGCATCTCCTATCTGACGATCGAGCACAAGGGGCCGATCGACCCTGAATTGCGCCCGCTGATCGGCAACCGCATCTATGGCTGCGACGATTGCCTTGCCGTCTGCCCTTGGAACAAGTTTGCGCGCTCGGCCTCAGAGATGAAGCTTAAAGCGCGGGAAGACCTCCAGGAACCGGAACTCGCCGACCTGCTGACGCTCGACGACATCGCCTTCCGCAGCTTGTTTTCCGGCTCTCCGGTGAAACGCATCGGACGCGACCGCTTTGTCAGAAATGTCTTGATCGCCGCCGGCAATTCCGGCGAAGAGAGGTTCGTACACGCCTGCAAGGCGCTGGCGCGTGACGCCTCGCCGACCGTCAGGGCGATGGCCGTCTGGGCACTTTCGCGGCTGCTGGCAGCGGACGACCTCGCCGCCTTTGCACGGGAGTGCGGGCGGGAAACCGACGATGAGGTGCTTTCGGAATGGGAAATGGCAGGAGTGAGCCGATGCATGTCCTGA
- a CDS encoding glutathione S-transferase family protein, whose amino-acid sequence MPTLYHHPMSSASRFVRLILSEYGYQTELSEEQPWENRRDFLALNPAGTLPVYVDDSMRALCGATIISEYLDETSGIMKRDRRLLAEDPFQRAEIRRLTEWFLQKMEADVTRPLVRERIFKLQMTPDQGGGAPDSKVLRTSRNNIRQHMKYLSWLAGSRPWLAGDRISYADLAAAAATSVLDYLGEIDWSDAPSAKEWYQRLKSRPSFRPLLAERVRGVTPVSHYADLDF is encoded by the coding sequence ATGCCGACACTGTATCATCACCCCATGTCCTCTGCCTCGCGGTTCGTACGCCTTATTCTCTCAGAATATGGCTATCAGACGGAATTGAGCGAGGAACAGCCCTGGGAGAACCGGCGCGACTTCCTGGCGCTCAACCCGGCCGGCACCCTGCCGGTCTATGTGGATGACAGCATGCGGGCGCTTTGCGGCGCGACGATCATCTCGGAATATCTCGACGAGACCAGCGGCATCATGAAGCGCGATCGCCGGCTGCTGGCGGAGGATCCGTTCCAGAGGGCCGAGATCCGCCGGCTCACCGAATGGTTCCTGCAGAAGATGGAAGCCGACGTGACGCGGCCGCTGGTGCGCGAGCGCATCTTCAAGCTGCAGATGACACCCGACCAAGGCGGCGGCGCGCCGGATTCGAAGGTTCTCCGAACCTCGCGCAACAATATCCGTCAGCACATGAAGTATCTCTCCTGGCTCGCCGGCTCGCGCCCCTGGCTTGCCGGCGACCGAATCTCCTATGCCGATCTCGCGGCGGCCGCGGCGACCTCGGTGCTCGACTATCTCGGCGAAATAGACTGGTCCGACGCGCCATCCGCCAAGGAATGGTACCAGCGGCTGAAATCCCGGCCGTCCTTCCGTCCGCTGCTTGCCGAGCGGGTGCGCGGCGTAACCCCCGTCTCCCATTATGCGGATCTCGATTTCTAA
- a CDS encoding undecaprenyl-diphosphate phosphatase produces MADQSIISALVLGLIEGLTEFIPVSSTAHVLLAGHFLGFKSPGNTFAVLIQLGAILAILLVYFQKLLSIALALPTSVKARRFVLSVLLAFLPAALIGAAAHGFIKAVLFETPMLICVVLIVGGVILYMIDRLPLKPRYTDVFDYPPSLALKIGLFQCLAMIPGTSRSGATIAGALLMGTDKRSAAEFSFFLAMPTMVGAFTLDLYKNRDALSFDDISVIAVGFIAAFVAGIFVVRSLLDFVSHRGFTPFAIWRIVVGTAGLIGLWLLG; encoded by the coding sequence ATGGCCGATCAATCGATCATCAGCGCGCTCGTGCTTGGGCTCATCGAAGGGCTGACGGAGTTCATTCCCGTCTCGTCGACGGCGCATGTACTCCTCGCCGGGCACTTCCTCGGCTTCAAGTCGCCGGGAAACACTTTTGCCGTGCTCATCCAGCTCGGTGCCATCCTTGCCATCCTGCTCGTCTATTTCCAGAAGCTCCTATCGATCGCCTTGGCCCTGCCGACGAGCGTTAAGGCACGGCGCTTCGTCTTGTCGGTGTTGCTCGCCTTCCTGCCGGCTGCGCTGATCGGGGCCGCGGCACATGGCTTCATCAAGGCGGTCCTGTTCGAGACACCGATGCTGATCTGCGTCGTACTGATCGTCGGCGGTGTCATTCTCTACATGATCGACCGCCTGCCCTTGAAGCCGCGCTATACCGACGTGTTCGACTACCCGCCGTCGCTCGCCCTGAAGATCGGGCTCTTCCAGTGCCTCGCGATGATTCCGGGGACGTCACGCTCCGGCGCGACAATCGCCGGCGCTCTGCTGATGGGAACCGACAAGCGTTCGGCCGCCGAGTTCTCCTTCTTCCTCGCCATGCCGACCATGGTCGGCGCCTTCACCCTCGACCTCTACAAGAACCGTGACGCGCTCTCCTTCGACGACATCAGCGTCATCGCCGTCGGTTTCATCGCCGCCTTCGTCGCGGGGATCTTCGTCGTGCGCTCGCTGCTCGATTTCGTCTCGCACCGCGGCTTCACGCCCTTCGCGATCTGGCGCATCGTGGTCGGCACTGCGGGTCTGATCGGTCTGTGGCTGCTCGGCTAA
- a CDS encoding complex I NDUFA9 subunit family protein, whose amino-acid sequence MTLSNLPPLVTIFGGSGFVGRHVVRALAKRGYRIRVAVRRPDLAGHLQPLGSMGQISFVQANLRYRKSVDRAVEGADHVINCVGVLFESGRNTFDAVQDFGARAVAEAARAAGATLTHISAIGANTQSESSYARTKGRAEIAVLETVPEAVILRPSIIFGPEDDFFNKFASMARFAPALPLIGGGRTKFQPVYVTDVAEAVARAVDGKLTGGTIYELGGAQVLSFRECLEITLNTIDRKRSFVSIPFGIASLLGSVASLVPFIAPPITADQVVLLKSDNVVSAAAEAEGRTLPGIGIEPTLLESILPTYLVRFRPQGQYTRGGRAA is encoded by the coding sequence TCGGCGGATCCGGATTTGTCGGCCGTCATGTGGTGCGCGCGCTTGCAAAGCGAGGCTATCGCATTCGCGTCGCGGTGCGCCGGCCGGATCTTGCAGGTCATCTCCAGCCGCTCGGCAGCATGGGCCAGATTTCCTTCGTCCAGGCCAATCTGCGCTATCGCAAGTCGGTCGATCGCGCCGTCGAGGGTGCCGACCACGTGATCAACTGCGTCGGCGTGCTCTTCGAGAGCGGCCGCAACACGTTTGACGCGGTACAGGACTTCGGCGCCCGGGCCGTCGCGGAAGCCGCCCGCGCGGCCGGTGCGACGCTGACGCATATTTCGGCAATCGGCGCCAACACGCAATCCGAGTCGAGCTACGCCCGCACCAAGGGCCGGGCCGAGATCGCCGTCCTCGAAACGGTCCCCGAGGCGGTCATCCTGCGCCCGTCGATCATCTTCGGGCCCGAGGACGACTTCTTCAACAAGTTCGCCAGCATGGCGCGCTTCGCACCCGCGCTGCCGCTGATCGGCGGCGGCCGGACGAAGTTCCAGCCGGTCTATGTGACGGATGTCGCCGAAGCGGTCGCCCGCGCCGTCGACGGGAAACTCACGGGCGGGACGATCTATGAACTCGGCGGCGCGCAGGTCCTGTCGTTCCGCGAATGTCTCGAGATCACGCTGAACACGATCGATCGCAAGCGTTCCTTCGTTTCGATCCCCTTCGGCATCGCATCGCTTCTCGGCAGCGTCGCATCACTCGTGCCGTTCATCGCGCCGCCGATTACCGCCGACCAGGTGGTGTTGCTCAAATCCGACAATGTGGTGTCCGCGGCGGCCGAGGCGGAAGGCCGGACGCTCCCCGGAATCGGCATCGAGCCGACCTTGCTCGAATCGATTCTGCCAACCTATCTGGTGCGTTTCCGCCCGCAGGGGCAGTATACGCGCGGCGGCCGCGCGGCCTGA